In the genome of Streptomyces sp. V2I9, one region contains:
- a CDS encoding hemolysin family protein: MSEVALLLLALALTLACAVFVAAEFSLTTIERGELERAAQAGERGAESALKAAKRLTFQLSGAQLGITVTSLVIGMLAEPSLAVLLRGPLEAVGLPAGAVSTVATLVGVAVSTVVLMVVGELVPKNWAISSPLAVAKVVSTPQRVFTAAFAPLIRHLNNTANRAVRRLGLEPAEELASARTPQELIALAQHSAREGAIEEDSAELFVRTLHLAELSAENVMTPRVDVRALDAYATAADAANLTLATGLSRFPVYRDSLDEVIGTVHIRDVLALDESERARTPVTALATEPLLVPDSLPVDRLLAQLRKRRTMAVVIDEYGGTAGVATVEDIVEEVVGEVRDEHDPHERPDLAPAEPLGDGRQVWEAEGSIRLDQLDRIGFRAPEGPYETLAGLLANQLARIPVRADRVEVDGWQFDVLDIEHHRADRVRITAPAPALALVEEDAR, translated from the coding sequence GTGAGCGAAGTGGCCCTGCTTCTCCTCGCCCTCGCGCTGACACTGGCCTGTGCGGTGTTCGTCGCGGCGGAGTTCTCGCTGACGACCATCGAGCGCGGCGAGCTCGAAAGGGCCGCGCAGGCCGGAGAGCGCGGTGCCGAGAGCGCGCTCAAGGCCGCCAAGCGGCTGACGTTCCAGCTCTCCGGCGCGCAGCTCGGCATCACGGTGACCTCTCTGGTCATCGGCATGCTGGCGGAGCCGTCCCTCGCGGTGCTGCTGCGCGGTCCGCTGGAGGCCGTCGGGCTTCCGGCCGGCGCCGTCTCCACGGTCGCCACCCTCGTCGGTGTGGCCGTCTCGACCGTGGTCCTCATGGTCGTCGGTGAGCTGGTCCCGAAGAACTGGGCGATCTCCAGTCCGCTGGCGGTCGCCAAAGTCGTCTCGACCCCGCAGCGGGTGTTCACGGCGGCTTTCGCCCCGCTCATCCGGCACCTCAACAACACCGCGAACCGCGCGGTGCGGCGACTGGGTCTGGAACCCGCCGAGGAGCTGGCCTCCGCCCGTACACCGCAGGAGCTGATCGCGCTCGCCCAGCACTCCGCCCGTGAGGGCGCCATCGAGGAGGACTCGGCCGAGCTGTTCGTCCGTACGCTGCACCTGGCGGAGTTGTCCGCGGAGAACGTGATGACGCCGCGCGTCGACGTCCGGGCACTCGACGCGTACGCCACCGCCGCCGACGCCGCCAATCTCACGCTGGCCACCGGCCTCTCCCGCTTCCCGGTCTACCGCGACAGCCTGGACGAGGTCATCGGCACGGTCCACATCCGCGACGTCCTGGCCCTGGACGAGTCCGAGCGGGCGCGGACCCCGGTCACGGCGCTGGCCACCGAGCCGCTGCTGGTGCCCGACTCGTTGCCCGTGGACCGGCTGCTGGCGCAGCTGCGCAAGCGCCGGACGATGGCGGTGGTGATCGACGAGTACGGCGGTACGGCGGGCGTCGCCACCGTCGAGGACATCGTCGAGGAGGTCGTCGGCGAGGTCCGCGACGAGCACGACCCCCACGAGCGCCCCGACCTCGCACCGGCCGAGCCGCTCGGCGACGGCCGCCAGGTCTGGGAGGCCGAGGGCAGCATCCGGCTGGACCAGCTCGACCGGATCGGCTTCCGGGCGCCGGAGGGCCCCTACGAGACCCTCGCCGGTCTGCTCGCCAACCAGCTGGCCCGCATCCCGGTCCGCGCGGACCGGGTCGAGGTCGACGGCTGGCAGTTCGACGTGCTCGACATCGAGCACCACCGGGCCGACCGGGTCCGGATCACCGCGCCCGCCCCGGCGCTCGCCCTCGTGGAGGAGGACGCCCGATGA
- a CDS encoding DUF6381 family protein, protein MDPYDSPVERARRTRERAEELGRAADRATDPEHRQRLREKALRLLREGPADSRPS, encoded by the coding sequence ATGGACCCGTACGACAGTCCGGTGGAGCGGGCGCGCCGCACCCGTGAACGCGCCGAAGAGCTGGGCCGCGCCGCCGACCGGGCCACCGACCCCGAGCACCGGCAGCGGCTGCGGGAGAAGGCCCTGCGGCTGCTGCGCGAGGGACCGGCCGATTCCCGCCCCTCCTAG
- a CDS encoding hemolysin family protein gives MTAIQLAIGALTLLTNAFFVGAEFALISVRRSQIEPQARQGSRRARSTLWGLEHLSAAMATAQLGITISSLVLGAVAEPAIAHLLEPPFDAVGVPEALVHPIAFVIALTLATYLHMLIGEMIPKNIALAAPVATALALGPSLVALTRALRPVIFGINAFANALLRLLNVEPKDEVASVFTDDELVRLVKDSSDAGLLAPADGERLQDALELGTRPVGEVMVPLNRTVTVELGITPQGLERAAVSSGFSRLPVTGPDDGLLGYFHIKDALGVAERAEALPKSALHPVIRVEIDTPLDDALTAMRAAGTHLAAVAGDKGTVIGFVTMEDVLDELVGAAAV, from the coding sequence ATGACCGCCATCCAGCTCGCCATCGGCGCGCTCACCCTTCTCACCAACGCGTTCTTCGTGGGCGCGGAGTTCGCGCTGATCTCCGTGCGCCGCAGCCAGATCGAGCCGCAGGCGAGGCAGGGCAGCCGACGGGCCAGAAGCACTCTGTGGGGCCTGGAGCACCTGTCGGCCGCCATGGCCACCGCTCAGCTCGGCATCACCATCTCGTCGCTGGTGCTGGGCGCCGTCGCGGAGCCGGCCATCGCCCATCTGCTGGAGCCGCCGTTCGACGCGGTCGGCGTGCCCGAGGCGCTGGTCCACCCGATCGCGTTCGTCATCGCGCTGACCCTGGCGACGTATCTGCACATGCTCATCGGCGAGATGATCCCGAAGAACATCGCGCTGGCCGCCCCGGTCGCCACCGCGCTGGCCCTGGGGCCGTCCCTGGTGGCCCTGACACGGGCACTGCGTCCGGTCATCTTCGGCATCAACGCCTTCGCCAACGCACTGCTGCGGTTGCTCAACGTGGAACCGAAGGACGAGGTCGCCTCGGTGTTCACCGACGACGAACTCGTACGGCTGGTGAAGGACTCCAGCGATGCCGGGCTGCTCGCCCCGGCCGACGGGGAGCGCCTCCAGGACGCGCTGGAGCTCGGGACCCGGCCGGTCGGCGAGGTGATGGTCCCGCTGAACCGGACCGTCACCGTCGAGCTGGGCATCACCCCGCAGGGGCTGGAGCGGGCCGCGGTCTCCTCGGGCTTCTCCCGGCTTCCGGTCACCGGCCCCGACGACGGTCTGCTGGGCTACTTCCACATCAAGGACGCCCTGGGTGTCGCGGAGCGCGCCGAGGCGCTGCCGAAGAGCGCGCTGCACCCCGTCATCCGGGTCGAGATCGACACCCCGCTCGACGACGCCCTCACGGCGATGCGTGCCGCCGGTACCCACCTCGCAGCGGTGGCCGGTGACAAGGGCACGGTCATCGGCTTCGTGACCATGGAGGACGTGCTGGACGAGCTGGTGGGGGCCGCCGCGGTCTGA
- a CDS encoding MerR family transcriptional regulator: MFSSFTAPRQVMIGDAAAFVGTTPRAIRHYHEIGLLPEPVRGDGRRRYGYGYGYGYGYGYEDMIRLLWVRRTADAGIALDDIRDAFADTAPAGTDTDDGIAGTLERLEEALLAREAELRRQQTAVRRMRTEGSRVGLLSDFVTSRLKGLPEGSLRQADLDGLLVTERIFGPLGAALQASRFIALATHPDLREESDRVDAAEQALDDTVAVDDPRVASLAAERHAFEKALHAVIEDSGLAESDDALFDSWGSVHPAPAGEGEDEAGHSSGEQKAMSAIEAVGKMPYDFSPARLRCLELAGELTAHESTASSNTP, translated from the coding sequence ATGTTCTCGTCCTTCACCGCGCCGCGCCAGGTCATGATCGGTGACGCGGCGGCCTTCGTCGGCACCACGCCGCGGGCGATCCGTCACTACCACGAGATCGGTCTGCTCCCCGAGCCCGTGCGGGGCGACGGCCGCCGCCGCTACGGCTACGGCTACGGCTACGGCTACGGCTACGGCTACGAGGACATGATTCGGCTGCTGTGGGTCCGCAGGACGGCCGACGCCGGAATCGCCCTGGACGACATCCGTGACGCCTTCGCCGACACGGCCCCGGCCGGCACCGACACCGACGACGGCATCGCGGGCACCCTGGAACGGCTGGAGGAAGCCCTTCTCGCCCGGGAGGCAGAACTGCGGCGGCAGCAGACCGCCGTGCGGCGCATGCGTACCGAGGGAAGCAGGGTGGGTCTGCTCTCCGACTTCGTCACCAGCCGCCTCAAGGGCCTGCCCGAAGGCTCCTTGCGCCAGGCGGACCTGGACGGCCTGCTGGTCACCGAGCGGATCTTCGGACCGCTCGGAGCGGCCCTCCAGGCAAGCCGTTTCATCGCCCTGGCCACCCATCCGGATCTGCGGGAGGAGTCCGACCGCGTGGACGCGGCCGAGCAGGCACTCGACGACACGGTCGCTGTCGATGACCCCCGCGTGGCCAGCCTGGCGGCCGAACGGCACGCCTTCGAAAAGGCGTTGCACGCCGTCATCGAGGACTCCGGCCTGGCGGAGAGCGACGACGCGCTCTTCGACTCCTGGGGCTCCGTGCACCCCGCGCCCGCCGGTGAGGGCGAGGACGAGGCCGGCCACAGCTCCGGGGAACAGAAGGCCATGAGCGCGATCGAAGCTGTCGGGAAGATGCCCTACGACTTCTCCCCGGCCCGTCTGCGCTGCCTGGAACTGGCCGGAGAACTCACCGCCCACGAGTCGACCGCTTCCTCGAACACCCCCTAG
- a CDS encoding L-threonylcarbamoyladenylate synthase, giving the protein MAKYFDVHPANPQPRTIGTVVDSIRSGALVAYPTDSCYALGCQLGNRDAIGRIRSIRNLDDRHHFTLVCHDFAQLAQFVRVDNDVFRAVKAATPGSYTFILPATKEVPRQLLHPKKKTVGVRIPDHVVTQALVAELGEPLLSSTLLLPDEDEPMTQGWEIKERLDHEVDAVIDSGDCGTEPTTVIDFSGDEPEIVRRGAGDTSRFE; this is encoded by the coding sequence ATGGCCAAGTACTTCGACGTGCACCCCGCGAATCCCCAGCCCCGCACCATCGGCACGGTGGTCGACAGCATCCGGTCCGGCGCGCTCGTCGCGTACCCGACGGACTCGTGCTACGCACTGGGCTGCCAGTTGGGCAACCGTGACGCCATCGGCCGGATCAGGTCGATCCGGAACCTCGACGACCGGCACCACTTCACGCTGGTGTGCCACGACTTCGCGCAGCTGGCGCAGTTCGTCCGCGTGGACAACGACGTGTTCCGGGCGGTCAAGGCGGCGACGCCCGGCAGCTACACCTTCATCCTCCCGGCGACGAAGGAGGTGCCCCGTCAGTTGCTGCACCCGAAGAAGAAGACGGTCGGCGTGCGCATCCCCGACCACGTGGTGACCCAGGCGCTGGTGGCCGAGCTCGGTGAGCCGCTGCTGTCGAGCACGCTGCTGCTGCCGGACGAGGACGAGCCGATGACGCAGGGCTGGGAGATCAAGGAGCGGCTCGACCACGAGGTGGACGCCGTCATCGACTCGGGTGACTGCGGCACGGAGCCGACCACGGTCATCGACTTCTCCGGCGACGAGCCCGAGATCGTGCGCCGCGGTGCCGGGGACACGTCCCGCTTCGAGTAG
- a CDS encoding GNAT family N-acetyltransferase produces MTPTLRTDRLLLEPYVPEDEEDFVALFQDTDVSRWMGDGPSTEAEDRALFGRVFTKVYARDLFDVWAVRRDGRLIGHAEIKRTDAVDGHEVVYALTPAVWGSGLGTELAQAVVAHGFGALGLSEIHATVAAENKASLTLLERIGFEHVRDVEEDDGSTTRVLTRHR; encoded by the coding sequence GTGACCCCCACCCTGCGCACCGACCGACTACTGCTGGAGCCGTACGTCCCCGAGGACGAAGAGGACTTCGTCGCCCTGTTCCAGGACACCGACGTGTCCCGGTGGATGGGGGACGGCCCCTCCACCGAGGCCGAGGACCGGGCTCTGTTCGGGCGGGTCTTCACCAAGGTCTACGCGCGGGACCTGTTCGACGTCTGGGCCGTCCGCCGTGACGGACGGCTGATCGGGCACGCCGAGATCAAGCGGACCGACGCCGTCGACGGTCACGAGGTCGTCTACGCGCTCACGCCCGCGGTCTGGGGGAGCGGCCTGGGGACCGAGCTGGCGCAAGCCGTCGTCGCCCACGGTTTCGGCGCCCTCGGCCTGTCCGAGATCCACGCCACCGTCGCCGCCGAGAACAAGGCGTCGCTGACCCTGCTGGAGCGCATCGGCTTCGAACACGTGAGGGACGTCGAGGAGGACGACGGCAGCACCACGCGTGTGCTGACCCGCCACCGCTGA
- a CDS encoding transporter substrate-binding domain-containing protein, whose product MPQQPTPSTLVSAFAPGGALRASVNLGNPVLAHRDRMSGEPAGVSVDLARAFGQRLGVPVELVAFERAALSVDAVRAGRADIGFFAVDPARSEGLRFTAPYVLIEGGYLVREASPVTENGEVDREGTRISVGAGSAYDLFLTREIRRAEVVRLEGAPRALAALRTGQVDVAAGIRPLLKAEAARAEGVRVLPGRFMVIRQAMGLPAGRGAAALELLASFVEEMKADGFVANALERHGIGGAIVAPAG is encoded by the coding sequence ATGCCCCAGCAGCCCACGCCTTCCACCCTCGTGTCCGCGTTCGCGCCCGGCGGCGCCCTCCGCGCCTCGGTCAACCTCGGCAATCCGGTCCTCGCCCACCGCGACCGGATGAGCGGCGAACCCGCCGGCGTCTCCGTCGACCTGGCCCGCGCGTTCGGGCAGCGCCTCGGGGTGCCCGTCGAGCTGGTGGCCTTCGAGAGGGCGGCGCTGTCGGTCGACGCGGTACGGGCCGGGCGGGCGGACATCGGCTTCTTCGCGGTCGACCCCGCCCGGAGCGAGGGGCTGCGGTTCACCGCCCCGTACGTTCTCATCGAGGGCGGGTACCTCGTACGGGAGGCGTCCCCGGTCACCGAGAACGGTGAGGTGGACCGCGAGGGCACCCGGATCTCGGTCGGCGCCGGGTCCGCCTACGACCTCTTCCTCACCCGCGAGATCCGCCGGGCCGAAGTGGTCCGGCTGGAGGGCGCTCCGCGCGCGCTCGCGGCCCTGCGCACGGGTCAGGTCGACGTGGCGGCCGGTATCCGTCCGTTGCTGAAGGCCGAAGCCGCGCGGGCCGAGGGCGTACGGGTGCTGCCGGGGCGGTTCATGGTGATCAGGCAGGCCATGGGACTCCCCGCCGGGCGAGGGGCGGCGGCGCTGGAGCTGCTCGCCTCGTTCGTGGAGGAGATGAAGGCGGACGGCTTCGTCGCCAACGCCTTGGAGCGCCACGGCATCGGGGGAGCGATCGTGGCGCCCGCGGGCTGA
- a CDS encoding DinB family protein, with protein sequence MTTDDRTAPPLLGSERATLRAFLDHQRDTLAMKCAGLGDEELRERSMPPSTLSLLSLVRHLAEVERAWFRRVFEDETAPMVWSEKPFDFQAAYDASTATRAEAFAAWQAEVENSRRIEREAASLDLVGRQPRWEKEVSLRMVMVHVLLEYGRHNGHADLLREGVDGTVGA encoded by the coding sequence ATGACGACTGACGACCGGACCGCACCTCCACTCCTGGGGAGCGAGCGCGCGACACTGCGGGCCTTTCTCGACCACCAGCGCGACACCCTCGCGATGAAGTGCGCGGGGCTGGGCGACGAGGAGCTGCGCGAGCGGTCGATGCCACCGTCCACGTTGTCGCTGCTGTCGCTCGTCCGGCATCTGGCGGAGGTGGAACGCGCCTGGTTCCGCAGGGTGTTCGAGGACGAGACGGCCCCGATGGTCTGGTCGGAGAAGCCCTTCGACTTCCAGGCCGCGTACGACGCGAGCACCGCGACCCGCGCCGAGGCGTTCGCCGCCTGGCAGGCCGAGGTGGAGAACTCACGCCGGATCGAGCGCGAGGCGGCCTCGCTGGACCTGGTGGGACGTCAGCCGCGCTGGGAGAAGGAGGTCTCGCTGCGGATGGTGATGGTGCACGTGCTGCTGGAGTACGGCCGCCACAACGGCCACGCGGACCTGCTCCGGGAGGGCGTGGACGGGACGGTGGGGGCCTGA